The genomic segment ACTAGCTGTCGTTAACTTCCTGCAAACATGGCGACTGTAACTCGAGCAGCACCGCTCCGGATCCTGTGCATACACGGTTACCGACAGAACAGCGGCTCGTTTCGCGAGAAGACTGGGGCCCTACGGAAGCTCCTGAAGAAGTATGTGGAGCTGGTTTACATGAGTGCGCCTCACCGGGTACAGCAAACAGGCGACGGTGGGTCACATTCTGATCCCCAATGTCAACATGACATAACAGTTAACAGTTGGGTGgggtatttacagatgggctgtgtacaggtgcagtgatcggtaagctgctctgacagctgatgcttaaagttagtgaggaagatatgtctccagcttcagtgattcagTAATGGTTAAGacctggggagtttttcaggataaaaaaaagaaacggaatggagctaagcacaggcaaaatcctagagaaaaacctggttcagtctgcttttcaccagacactgggagatgaattcacctttcagcaggacaataacctaaatcacaaggccaaatctacactggaattgcttaccaagaagacagtgaatgttcctgagcggccgagttacagttttgacttgaatCTACTTAAAAATCTTTGGCGAgttctgaaaatggttgtcttgcaatgatcaataaccaatttgacagaactttagctagctaactatatagccaCTGAAACAGATTATGTTGTGTTATTTGACCCTAACCACTTTCCATAGAAATCCAggttgagaatgaaatgactgaacaaatgaacaacgaaacagcattgcaagaaataggttttgattatgttttactggtagtggggacatatgtaaatgccaacaaaataactttttggtgtgcgtgtaacctttatttaactaggcaagtcggttaagagcaaattcttatttacaatggtggcccAGTgtcgacactgggccaattgtgcgctgccctatgggactcccaatcatcgaaccagggactgtagtggtagggaaaatattggatatctgTGCATTACTAGTTACTATTGTGgcttaactacaatgttgttgatccatcctcagttttctcctaccatagtcattacactctgtaactgttttacagtcaccattggcctcacggtgaaatccctgagcggtttccttcctctctggcatctGAGTTATATCTGTATCgttgtagtgactaggtgtattgatacaccaaccAAAGTGTAatcttctacactgctgctattctctcATCTATGTTAGTCACTTTAAtagctctacctacatgtacatattacctcagtacattgttatttactgctgctctttaactatttgttattcttatctcttacttttttggggggtatttttcttaactgcattgctggttaagggcttgtaagtaagcatttcaatgtaaggttgtattcggcgcatgtgacaaataacaattAATTtgaatgaataacttcaccattatCAATGGGATTTTCAatatctttttttatttattttttacccatctaccaataggtgcccttctttgcgtggtctttgtggttgaatctgagtttgaaatgtactgctcgactgagggaccttacagataatctTGATGatgtttacatttgagtcatttagcgtcttgcagtagtgagtgcatacctTTTTGTAcaggtcccctgtgggaatcgaacccacaaccctggcgttgcaatcGCCAACTGAGTCGCGTGTGataagagatgaggtagtcattcaatcatgttcaacactattattgcacgtGTCCAACATATgtgacatttttactcctgaacttattgacTCAATATGTTTCAGTTTTAACATGTTTTATTAattgtaaacatttaaaaaaatatacgtttccactttaacattatggggtattgtgtagaccagtgcactttaacattatggggtattgtgtagaccagtgcactttaacattatggggtattgtgtcgaccagtgcactttaacattatggggtattgtgtaggccagtgcactttaacattatggggtattgtgtagaccagtgcactttaacattatggggtattgtgtagaccagtgcactttaacattatggggtattgtgtagaccagtgcactttaacattatggggtattgtgtagaccaGACTTTAACAgtgcactttaacattatggggtattgtgtagaccagtgcactttaacattatggggtattgtgtagaccagtgcactttaacattatggggtattgtgtcggccagtgcactttaacattatggggtattgtgtaggccagtgcactttaacattatggggtattgtgtaggccagtgcactttaacattatggggtattgtgtcggccagtgcactttaacattatggggtgttgtgtaggccagtgcacttcaacattatggggtgttgtgtcggccagtgcactttaacattatggggtattgtgtaggccagtgcactttaacattatggggtattgtgtaggccagtgtactttaacattatggggtattgtgtaggccagtgcactttaacattatggggtattgtgtagcaCTTTAACATTACCAgtgcactttaacattatggcgtattgtgtaggccagtgcactttaacattatggggtattgtgtaggccagtgcactttaacattatggggtattgtgtaggccagtgcactttaacattatggggtattgtgtaggccagtgcactttaacattatggggtattgtgtaggccagtgcactttaacattatggggtattgtgtcggccagtgcactttaacattatggggtattgtgtcggccagtgcactttaacattatggggtattgtgtaacggccagtgcactttaacattatggggtattgtgtcggccagtgcactttaacattatggggtattgtgtcggccagtgcactttaacattatggggtattgtgtcggccagtgcactttaacattatggggtattgtgtaggccagtgcactttaacattatggggtattgtgtaggccagtgcactttaacattatggggtattgtgtaggccagtgcactttaacattatggggtattgtgtaggccagtgcactttaacattatggggtattgtgtagaccagtgcactttaacattatggggtattgtgtagaccagtgcactttaacattatggggtattgtgtagaccagtgcactttaacattatggggtattgtgtagaccagtgcactttaacattatggggtattgtgtagaccagtgcactttaacattatggggtattgtgtcggccagtgcactttaacattattgggtattgtgtaggccagtgacaataaaataaaactttaatccattttaaattcaggctgctacacaacaacattttgtcaaggggtgtgaatactttctgaaagcacagtgagtataccaaacattaggaacaccttcctaatattgagttgcacccctcccccatttgcccccagaacagccttaatttatCAGGGGGACGGACTCTACAAGGAGTGgaaagcgttctacagggatgctggcccatgttgactccaatgctcccacagttgtgtcaagttgccttgatgtcctttgggtggtggaccattcttgatacacacgggaaccGTTGAGCGTGAAAAAAACTGCATctattgtcttgcccattcaccctctgaacataacacacacactgtctcaattcttctttaacccgtctcctccccttcatctaaactgatttaacgtgtatttaacaagtgacatcaataagggatcatagctttcacctggattcaatggtcaatctatgtcatggaaagagcaggtgttcttaatgtttggatACTCCGTGAACATTCTGACTGAACAGTGTTGTGAGGATAGGGATTGTTGCGTTACCAACTTTTGGTAATGCATGGCTTTTTGACTGGTACCTATCAGGGTGGTCACATACAGATTTCAACTAAATGCAATATCAACTTAGTTTAATACTCTCTTTCTCgcccttctacctctctctttttctctctgactCCAGCAGCCCAAGGGAAGGAGAATGAAGTGGGCCCTGGAGGTGACGAGGCCCCCAGGGGATGGTGGTTCTCTGACACACAGGCTCGGAGCTTCGACGCCGGGCAGCAGTGTCAGGCGAGCCTGGGGCTTGAGGAGAGTGTGGAGGCTGTGAGGACAGCAGTGAAGGATCTGGGCCCGTTTGACGGTGTGCTGGGGTTCAGCCAGGGCGCTGCTCTAGTTGCCATGCTCTGTTCTATACAGGAGCAGAATCTAGAACCACAATTCCAGTTCCGCTTCGCTATCCTGGTGGCCGGGTTCCGGAGTGCTTGTTTGGAACACCAGGGGTTCTATGGCAGCCCTGCTCCACTCGCCATCCCGTCCCTGCACGTCTTCGGACAGGAAGACCAGGTCATTTCTGATAGGATGAGCCGGGAGCTCCTTCCCCTGTTCCAGGAGCCTCAGGTGCTGACTCATCCTGGTGGCCATTTTGTGCCAGCGGCCTCGGCACACAGACAGACTTATCAGGAGTTTCTCAAGAGGTTTCAGTAGGGGAAGGAGAAGCATGGAAACTATTCCATCCTAGAAGTTTCAGAGGAGGTAAATGTCTGAAAATGAAGAAAATAACTTAGTGTGGATGTTGCTCATCCAAAGACGGCAAGTAACGAGAAAGCTGATTTAAGTTAACACGGTTATCTTGTGTATGCAGAAATTGTAAAAATATTTTATTGGAAAGTGTCTTTAATTTTCATACAATGTTAGTAGGCTACCACAGTAACAAAATGACTCCATAACAATTCTATTGTCATTCTCAGGGGGGGGTATAACATttttgttgaaaaataaattcCAATAAACATTGACATTTATTTTGTCTGATTGTGTTGCATTCTATGACAAGATTCTTGATAATTGTATCCGCTCACCAACACCAACCCTGCCATCACTTACCAAAATGTAAATCTAAGTGTTATGGAATGCATGGCTCGAAGACCTGTGGTTCATTTCAAACTAAAGTGTACTATACCTGTTGcattgtgacaaataacatttgattcacCGACGGCTCAAAGTAAAGACTAGTagccagttgatgtgataacTGCCTTGTGGGTTGACAGAAAGACTTTCCCTAAAACCTTTTCAAgtaaatgttaactgcaaagttGTCTTACCAGGTGGATGTATATAATAAGTATATCATCTGTTTCTATTATTTGTTATTTGCAAACTATGCTatgaaatgagcagcagcagtacagaaccATCACTAGACCTGCACATTAGATGGAAAATTCCTCACTTGCTAGATACACAATTAAAGGGGAATTAGTCAAATCTAAAAGTGTTATTTTTCTTCCTTGGTcttctgatgtgatttaagcattgacaTTGACTCAGGACATCCAATTGTGCTGTTTCTCTACAAACAATTGGAATTTGAGAGtgaaaaccccccaaaaatctaaaaaaataaaattttgGGAAAATATACAACATGATTTGGGGaagaaatcacattttattgagCCCCCACTTAGTTGTTTATTAACCATTCTTTTAGCAGGTATAATGACAGAAAACAGTGCACCACTGTCTTGTACACTTTAAGGACCCAGGGAAGCAGAGAAGAATGT from the Oncorhynchus tshawytscha isolate Ot180627B linkage group LG33, Otsh_v2.0, whole genome shotgun sequence genome contains:
- the ovca2 gene encoding esterase OVCA2 isoform X1 — its product is MATVTRAAPLRILCIHGYRQNSGSFREKTGALRKLLKKYVELVYMSAPHRVQQTGDAAQGKENEVGPGGDEAPRGWWFSDTQARSFDAGQQCQASLGLEESVEAVRTAVKDLGPFDGVLGFSQGAALVAMLCSIQEQNLEPQFQFRFAILVAGFRSACLEHQGFYGSPAPLAIPSLHVFGQEDQVISDRMSRELLPLFQEPQVLTHPGGHFVPAASAHRQTYQEFLKRFQ
- the ovca2 gene encoding esterase OVCA2 isoform X2, whose protein sequence is MATVTRAAPLRILCIHGYRQNSGSFREKTGALRKLLKKYVELVYMSAPHRVQQTGDAQGKENEVGPGGDEAPRGWWFSDTQARSFDAGQQCQASLGLEESVEAVRTAVKDLGPFDGVLGFSQGAALVAMLCSIQEQNLEPQFQFRFAILVAGFRSACLEHQGFYGSPAPLAIPSLHVFGQEDQVISDRMSRELLPLFQEPQVLTHPGGHFVPAASAHRQTYQEFLKRFQ